GTCGCGGTGATCGACCTGATCGTCATCCGGCGCCGGTCGGCAGAGCAACGACGGTGGCACCGCTGACGACGGGGCCGAGCGGAGGGCACGGTCGCACGTGACCGGGCGGGCACGGCCACCGCCGGGCGCAACGAAGTCCGTGCAGGCTTCCCGATCATCCACCGGGGCCACCCAGGTCCAGGGATGCGGGCAACACCACGGCGGGTGACCCGTCCGAGTGCTACCGCGGCAGCTGAGGACGCGGCTGCGCCGGTCACGGTCGCGGTCGGCGACGGACCTACCTACGGTTGAAAGCAGGACGCGCCGCTGCGTCCGGCGTCCGGTTGCGCGACGCGTCGAAGGTACGGTCGTCCAGCACGGGAATCGAAGGTGGGCCGGGTGGATCCGGAGGGTGGATCCGGGTGGGCGGACGTTCCCGACCGCAGCCGCCGAATCGATGACGAGATGGACCGGATCGTCGGCCGTCTACGGGACCTGGCCCACACCCAGCGCCGGTTCCAGGACCTGCTGGACGCGGTGATGGCGGTGGGCCGGGACCTGGACCTGCCCGTCGTGCTCCGCCGGGTGATCACCACCGCGATGAGCCTCGTCGACGCCCGCTACGGCGCGCTCGGCGTGCTCAGCGAAGACGGCGAACACCTGGAGGAGTTCATCCCCGTAGGGCTGAGCGAACGCGAGGTGCAGGCCCTGGCCGGGGTCGCCCTCCCCCACGGGCGCGGCCTCCTGGGACACCTCATCGACCACCCCGGACCGCTTCGCGTCGCGGACATCGGCGCCCACCCGGACGCCGTCGGCTTCCCACCGGGCCACCCGCCGATGCGGACACTGCTCGGGGTGGCGCTCACCGGCCGCGGACGCGTCTTCGGCAACCTCTATCTTTGCGGGCGGCGCGACGGACAGCCCTTCGACGAGCACGACCAGGACATCCTCGTGGCGCTCGCCGGCGCGGCCGGCCTCGCCATCGAGAACGCCCGCCTCTACCGGAAGGTCCGCGCCAGCGCCGAGTACTTCCAGCGCCTCCTCCTTCCCAGCCTGCCCGATGTGGCGCCCTTCTCCGTCGCGGCGATCTACCGGCCCGCCGCCACCCCGGACCACGTCGGAGGCGACTGGTACGACGCCCTGATGCTCCCCGACGGCGCCTGCGCCCTGGTCATCGGCGACGTCGCCGGACACGACCTGAAGTCCGCCGCCACCATGGCCCAGACCCGCAACATGCTGCGCGCCCTCCTCTACGACCGCCGCACCCCGCCCAGCCGCGTCCTGACGCAGCTCGACCGCACCCTCCAAGCGATCACCGACAACCCGATCACCACCACCTGCCTCGCCCGCATCGAACCCGCCGAGGACGGCTGGACGATCCACTGGAGCAACGCCGGACACCCGCCACCGCTCCTGATCGGCCCCGACGGCACCGCCCGCTACCTGCACGCCGACCCCGGCCTGCCGCTCGGCGTCGACCCCGACGTGCCCCGCCCCGACCACAAATGCCCGCTGCCCGGCAACGCCACCCTCGTACTCTTCACGGACGGCCTGGTCGAACACCCCCACCGCCCCCTGGACGCCGGCCTCACCGCCCTCGCCCAGGTCGCCGCCGCCCACGCCGCTCTGCCCCTCGAAGACCTGTGCCGGACCCTGGCCGACGCCCACCTCACCGATGGACGCGACGACCTCGCCGTCCTCGCCCTGCGCACCCCACCCACCGCGCCGACCCCCGGGACACCGGCGACACACTCCCGGGCCCGGGAACAGGACGTACCCCGCCCCTGGTAGGCCCGCAGCTCGGTCTCGGCGCTGGTCCTTCAGCACCTGATCCGAGCCGCCTTCACTCGTGTCCATGACCTCTGCTGGTCCGTGGTCCGGAGAGCTCAGCCGCAGGGGAGGCCAACCCTCCGACGCGAGGGCCTCCGTCTCCGTTCCGCAGCCTCGAAACCCGGAATGCGCCACCACGGCACCGCCACTGCCGCGTCCGACCTGTCCACCCTCGCCCGCCAAGAGTTCTGCGCCGGCCCACTCCGCCGTGACACTCGCCCAGATCATGAGCGAACACGCTGTCAGCCCCTGCGGCACCGTCCGTTGGGACGTCGCCGTTCAGCTCGTCGACGCCGTAGCGGCGACCGCCGGCGGCCACGGACGGCTGGGGCAGTTCGGTCATGAACCGGCTTGCCGTCTTATCCGCACCGCGGGGTAGAGGGACTCAGCCAGCTCCCGATCGAACGGTTCGGTGTCGGGGGTGAGCACCGATGCGGCGGCCACGGCCACGCCGAGGGCACAGGCCTCGACCGGATCGTCGCCCGCAGCCAGCCGCAAGGTGAGTGCGGCCACCATTGCGTCTCCGGCCCCGGCGTCGCTGAGTGGCTCGCCGGGCAACGGCGGGACTCTCAACTCGGTGTGACCGTGCCTGGTCGAACAGAGTGCGCCGAGTTCCCCGAGGGTGGTGACGGCGATCTCAGTCGCTCCTGCGGCAAGCAGGGACTCGTTGACGGTGCGGGCGTCGTCGAAGCTCCGGACCGCCCGGCCGGCGAGGCTGGCGGCCTCGTGATTGTTGCACCTCCGCAGAAAGACGCCCTCGTGCAGTGACTCGCGCAGGGCCCGCCCCGAGGTGTCCAGCACCAGCCGGGCCCCGGCCTCCTTGACCCGGCGGGCGACAGCCGCGTAGAAGGCGTCGGGAAGCCCGCTGGACAGGCTGCCGCTGGCCACGACGTACTGATGGCCGCTGGCCGCCCGGGCCAGCGCGTCCAGGAGACGCCCTCCCTCCGAGTCGTCCAGTCGCGGGCCCGGCGGCACGATGTGATAGCTGCGGCGTGACTCGGTCTCGAACAACACGAACGCTTCGCGGGTCTCACCCGCGATCCCGAGAGCGAGGTGGTCGACCCCCTCCTCGTCCAGCAGGCGGTTGAGGCGCTGGCCGACCTCGCGGCCGGCGGTGTGGACGGCGGTCGCCCGTCCTCCGAGCCGTGACACGTCCCGGGCGACGTTGATCCCTCCGCCACCGGCGGCCACGAACCTGACCCGGGCACGGGTCTTGCCGATGTCCGCCAGGCGGTCGACCTCGCAGCAGATGTCGATGGTGGGGTTCACCGTCAGGGTGAGGATCGGAGGCGTGCTCCCCGGCATTGGGCTCCTCCTGCCGCTACCCGCCGCAAGCGGACCAGACACTTCAGGGCCGCTCATCGCGGTGACACGGCGGTTGAGGTCCCGATCGTCCGTGGCTGCCCTCCCGGGCCCTCCGGTGAGACAGAACTCCGTGGGAAGGTGCCCGACCAGGCCCGGGCGAGAAGGCCACCAGTACCCACGTCCATGAGCAGACCACCCGCCATCTCGACCTCCGCACTCGGTCACTCCTTCCATCCTGCTGCGCGGGTACGGGAGGCGCAACGAACTGCGCCGACGTTGCGGCCGACGCCGGGCGGGGAGCCGGTGACCACGTTCCGCCCGGCCACGATCCTGGACGTGGACGTTCCCGCGGCGCCCGGCCGACCCGGTCAAGGTCACGGTCGGGCGGATCGCAGCCACCTGCAACAACGCCCGTATCGAACCCCGTGAGGAGCCCAGCCGGGATCCCGCCGAGATCGCCGTCCTGCTCGCCGCACACGAGCTGCTCACGTCACCGATCGTCGCATCCGCGAGAGCGTGACCGGCCAAGCACGCAACGGCCAAGTGCCGGGCGAGCGCCGGGCAGGACCACAGACTCGGCGAACACCACAGCGGGCCGGATTCTCCGGGTTCGACTCGGCCACCCGCGTCGCCGGATGTCACGGACGAGGAGCACCATCGAAGGGGGCCGGGCCACACTCGGCCCACGGGTACGGGTCCCTTGGAGTTACCGACAACCGCCGACGAACCTTCGGAACGCATCGATCCGTCTCCTGTCGAAGCGCCCCTGGAAACGGTCACGTCAGACCCGTCGGTCATCGAACGAAAGCTGCTGACCATGCGCTGGTCCCAGACGCACATCCCGACCCTTCGCGAGAACCCTGCCGAGGCCGACGCGCCGAGCCATCAGCTCCTGCTTCGCGCCGGATTCATCCGGCAGCTCATGGCAGGCCACTACTCGCTGCTGCCGCTCGCCGTCCGGGTACGGTCGAAGATCGTCAGCATCATCCGGGAGGAGATGACCGTCATCGGGGCGCAGGAGTTCTCCCTACCGGCGATGCACCCGGCGGAGGTGTGGCGGCGCAGTGGCCGGTGGGACGCCATGGGGGAAGAGATGTTCCGCCTGACGGACCGTAAGGGCTCCGAACTGACGCTGGGCATGACCCACGAGGAGATCTTCACGTCGCTCGCCACCGAGCTGAAGTCGTACCGTGAACTGCCGCAGACGTGGTACCAGTTCCAGACCAAGTTCCGCGATGAACCCCGCGCCAAGGGCGGCTTGCTACGGACCCGGGAGTTCACGATGAAGGACTCCTACAGCTTCGACCTGACACAGGAGGGCCTGGACCGGTCGTTCGACCTGCACCGTGAGGCCGAGCATGCCACCAGCCGTCGTCGGCCGTCTGCCCGGCCTCGTTGAACATGGTCACGCCGTGGTCGTCCACGACGGCGACGCTGCGGCGGGTCGGTGCGCCGCCCAGGACCAGGCAGTGAGTCACGCCCGCGCGCTGCAGATCGTCCTGGACGGCGATGCCGTTGGGGCCGGCGAGCGGGAGCACAGCGGTGGTGCGGCGTCCCAGCGAGGTCAGCACGCGGGAGACGTTGACGCCCTTTCCGCCGGCCTGTTCGTGCGCCTCGACGACACGGTGCGTGGGGTGGGCGCCGAGGCCCCTCACGTCGTACGTGATGTCGAGTGCGGGGTCGGCGGTGACGGTGACGATCATCGGAGGTGTCCTCCCACGTCGGCGCGGACGGTGATCAGGTCGAGCGCCGCCAGACCCGCGCCGAGGCAGCCGGCCCGGTCGCCGAGTTCGGCCAGGGCCAGGGCCGGAACGACGGTGACGACGGCCTTGGACGCCATCGCCGCTCGAAGGGGCGACAGGAGGAGTTCGCCGGACGCGGCGACTGCTCCGCCCAGCACGATGAGCGGGGGGTCGAGAACCGTCGCGGTCTGGAGCAGCGTGTCGGCGAGTACGTCGACGGCCTGCTCCCAGACGCGGCGGGCGGCCTCTTCGCCGTCGGCGGCGAGGAAGGCGACCTCGGAGGCGTCGGCGGAGTACCCGGTGGCCATGGCGTAGCGGCGGGAGATGGCGGAGGCCGAGGCGTAGGTCTCGGCGCATCCGCGGGCTCCGCAGGCGCAGCGGTCGCCGCGGGGGCGGATGGTGAGGTGGCCTATTTCGCCGGCGCGGTGGTGGGCGCCGGGTTCGGGGGTGGCGTCGGTCATGATGGCGGCGGCGATGCCGGTGCCGATGGGGACGAAGAGGAACCTGCGGTGGCCGCGGCCGGCGCCGAGGCGGGCTTCGGCGATGCCGCCGGCTCTGACGTCGTGGGTGATGGCGGTGGGTAAGCCGGTGGCCTGGGTGATGAGGTCGCCGAAGGGGACGTCGCGCCAGCCGATGGTGGCCGAGTACAGAGCGGTGCCGGTCGCTTCGTCGACGATTCCGGGGAGGGCCAGGCCGATGACGTGGGCGGGTGCTGCGGCGCGGCGGGCGGCATCGGCCAGTTCGGCTGCGAGGGCGGTGACGGTGCGGACGACCGATCCTGGGCCGCGCTCGCGTGCGGTGGGTCGCCAGGTCTGGTCGTGCACCTTGGCGTGGGCGTCGATGAGCGCGGTCCTGATACCGGTGCCGCCGACGTCGATGGCGATGACCCTGGGGGCTGCGGCGCTCATGCGGCGGTCAGGACGACGGAGCGGGTGAGGTCGCGGGGTTGGTCCGGACCGAGGCCGCTGGCCTTGGCGAGGGCTACGGCCGCGGGAACGCTGCCCGTGTCGCCGGGGGCCGTGGCGGCGGCGCGCGCCCAGCAGGGGGGTCGGCTCGCGGTCTCGGCGTCTAAGCTTGAGTTTTAACCTTCCGTGATCGCCTGATGCCCGATCTGTTCACCCACATGGGGATTCGCCGGAAATGGCGACGACCTCTGGTTCACGCTGTGTGATGTCGAGTCTCACAACGGGTCGGAGGTCGTCGGTGTCCAGTGTGGTCCATGCGGCTGTGCAGATGTCGGGTTTGGTCGAACTGTCCTCCTTTCGGATGGAGTTGTTCGGTGCGTTGCCGCGCCGCGCGGACGCGTTGTTCGAGCTGGTGGACGCGGTGCTGTGTGCGGACGGGCCGGTGGTGTCGCTGCCGGAGTTGAGCCTGGAGTCGGTGCACCGGCGCGGCCACGGGGCGATGTACGACGCTCTGGCGAACGGCCGGATCGATGTCGGACGACTGCGGCTGGCTCTGGCCGCGCTTGAGTTGCCGCGCGGGGCGGATCGGCAACTGTCGATCGCGGTGGACGTGACGCCCTGGCCGAGGCCTGACGCGGAGTGCTCGCCGGCCCGCCTGCACTGCTACCGGCCGTGCCGGTGCGACGGCGTCCGGCAGACGATTCCAGGCTGGCCGTACCAGGTCGCCGCCGCGCTGGGCGGCGGCCGCTCGTCCTGGACCGGGGTGCTCGACGCGGTCCGTATCGGGCCTGGCGACGATCCTACGGCGGTCACCGCCGCCCAGATCCGCGACCTGCTGGAACGGCTTCGTGAGGCCGGGCAGTGGCGCGACGGCGACCCCGAGGTGCTGTTCGTCCTGGACTCCGGCTACGACATCGTGCGCCTGACCTGGTTGCTGCGCGAGGAGCCGGTGCGGCTGCTCGGCCGGATCCGCTCCGATCGCGTGATGCACCACCCGGCCGGCCGCCGCAAGGGACCGTGGCCCGGCCGGCAGCCCCGCCACGGGGAGGAGTTCCGCCTCGCCCACTCGGCCACGCATCCGGATCCGGTCCAGGAGTCGGCCACCCGCCATGACCGGTTCGGCGCCGTGACCGCCCGCTGCTGGGGGCGCCTGCACCCGAAGCTGGAACGCCGCCAGGGCGGCTGGACCGGCCACGAGGGCGAACTTCCCATCGTCGAAGGCACGTTGGTTCACCTGGTGGTCGAGCACCTGCCAGGCAACCGGGACCCGAAACCGTTGTGGCTGTGGCATTCGGTCCCCGACGCGACTGCCCACGATGTCGACCGGCTGTGGCGTATCTTCCTGCGGCGATTCGACCTCGAGCACACGTTCCGCTTCCTCAAGCAGACTCTCGGCCTCACCCGGCCCCGCCTCCGCCACCCCGAACAGGCCGACCGGTGGGCCTGGCTCCTCGTGGCCGCCCACACGCAACTCCGCCTCGCCCGTCCCCTCGCCGAGGACCTCCGCCGCCCCTGGGAGAAACCCCTCGACCCCGGCCGCCTCACCCCGGCCAGGGTCCGCCGCGGCTATCACCGGATCCGCCGGATTGTCGGCACTCCCGCGAACCCGCCGAAAGCCACCCGCCCCGGCCCAGGCCGCCCCACCGGCAGCACCTCAGCCCCCGCACCCCGCCATCCCGTCGGAAAAAACCAGAGCAAAAAGGACAACCCCTCGACCGGAACGCCGAGGGGCAACCTTTAAATTCAAGCTAAGACCGACCGGCAATAGGCAGTCGCTGTCGCACGTAAGGCGGGGTGGATGCAGTACGGGCACGGGTCCACGTGATCATGGAGTTCTCTACGCTCAGTGATCACGAAGGACGGCCGTGCCCGCGCTGCCATCTTGCCTGCTCGAACCCCTCTGGGACCAGTTCGCTGCACTCTTGCCTGCCCGGGAAGCGTTCGTCGCGAACCATCCGCTGGGCTGCCACCGCCGCCGGATCGCTGACCGGACGGTCTTCGAGCACATCGTGCTCGCGCTGGTCCACGGCTCCGGCTACGAGCGCGTCTCCACCCCTGGATGCTCCGACCGCACGATCAGGCGGCGTGTCAAAGAGTGGGCCGAGCAAGGGATTTCCGAATCTGTGCACGCTCTCGCGCTCGAGGCCTACGACCGGATGATCGGCCTCGGTCTGGGCGAGATCTCGGTGGATGGCTGTATCACCAAGGCCCCGTCCGGCGGTGACAAGGCCGGGCGCTCGCCGGTCGACCGGGGCAAGCAGGGTCTGAAGCGCTCCGTCGCCACCGACGCCTGCGGCGTCCCGCTCGGGATCGTCTCCGACGGGGCCAACCGGCACGACTCGCCCCTGCTCGGCCCGACCCTGGACGCCGCCAAGGACCAGGTCGGCGCGCTGCCGGAAGCCGTCAACGTCAACCTCGACCGCGGCTACGACAGCGCCAAGTCCCGTTCGCTGATAGCCCAGTTGGGCTTCACCGCGGAGATCGCCCGCAAGGGCGTGCCCGCCCCGATCCAGGCCGGCAAGCGCTGGGTGGTCGAGCGCACGCACTCGTGGATGAACGACTACGGCAAGCTCCGGCGCTGCACCGAGAGGAGCGGCAGCGTCGTGGACTTCTACCTCTACCTCGCCGCCGCCCTCGTCACGCTCCGCATGCTGATCCGCCGGGCAACGAGCCGCTACCGCTGGGACGGCCGGCCCACCACCCGACGCCTCAAGTGATCCATTTGCCGGTCGGTCTAAGTGGGACAAGGATTCTCCTGGATGGCGGGTGAGGGCACGGGTGTTACTTGACGGATCCGGCGGTGAGGCCGGAGACGACCTTCCCTTCGATGAGGCCGAAGAGGACGACGACGGGGAGGATGGCGACGACGGATCCGGCGAAGAGGTAGTTCCACTGGACGGTGTAGTTGCCGATGAAGTTGTTGATGCCGACGGTGAGGGGCTGGCTGTCCGGGACGGTGGTCAGGCGCAGGCCCATCACGAATTCGTTCCAGGCGGAGATGAAGGTGAAGATGAGGGCGGTGACGATGCCGGGCATGGCGAGGGGGACGGTGACGCGGCGCAGGGCGCCGAGTCGGCCGAGGCCGTCGATCTGGGCGGCTTCCTCGAGTTCGACGGGGATGGAGGAGATGTAGGCGGTGAGGATCCAGATGGCGAACGCGAGGTTGAAGGCGGCGTTGCAGAGGATCAGGGTCCAGACGGAGTTGAGCATCCCGAACTGGTAGAACTCGCGGTAGAGGCCGACCAGCAGGGAGGTGGGCTGGAACATCTGGGTGACCAGGACGAGCAGCAGGAAGACGTTGCGGCCGCGGTATCTGACCCGCGCGGTGTAGTAGGCGGCCGGCAGGGCGACGAGCAGGACGAGCAGGGTGGAGCCGGCGGCCACCAGCAGGGTGACGCGCAGGTTGGTGCCCAGGGTCGATTCGCGCCATACGTCGATGAGGTTGGACCAGGCGAAGTGACCGGGCAGGTAGGTGGCGTCGCGCAGTTCGTCGGCGGGCCGCAGCGCGGTGATGACCATCTCGGCGTACGGGAGCAGGAACAGCAGCGCGAGGGACCAGGCCGTGACGGCGATCAGGGCGGTGCGACGGCCGATGGCCGGCAGCTTCTTGACGGCGCGGCGCCGGGCCATCGGTATGTGAGTGGTCATCAGTTCTCCTCGTTCCAGCGGCTGACCTTGAGGAAGGCCAGCACCATGACCACGATCAGGCCGAAGTTGACGACGGACATGGCGGCGGATTCGCCGATGTCGGTGTTCATCAGCTGGAAGGCGAAGACGGTGGTGGTCGCGGTGTCGCTGTCCGGGCCGCCCTGGGTCATGCCCCAGATGACGGGGAAGGAGTTGAAGACGTTGATCAGGTTGATGACCAGTGCGACGAGCAGGGCCGGGCGCAGCATGGGCAGGGTGATGAGGCGGTAGGTCTGCCAGGTGCTGGTGCCGTCGACCTTGGCTGCTTCGTAGACCTCGCCGGGGACGGTCTGGAGGCCGGCGAGGATGGTGTAGGTGGTGAAGGGGAGGGAGACGAAGACGGCGACCAGGGCCATCCAGGGTTTGGCGGAGGCGGGGTCGCCGAGCCAGTCCTGCGGGCCGTCGACGATGCCGAGGTCGGTGAGGGCGGTGTTGAGGACTCCGGCGGTCTGGTTGAGCATCCACTTGAAGCCGATGGCGGTCATCAGGACGGATGCGGCCCAGGGGGCGATGAGTGCCCAGCGGGTGAGGCGGCGGCCGGGGAAGTTCTGGTTGAACAGCTGGGCCAGGGCGAGCGAGAGGACGATGGTGGCGGCGACGACCGCGACGGTCCACAGGGCGGTCCAGAGGAGGACCGGGAGGAAGCCGGGTTCGTCGAAGAGTTTGCGGTATTTGTCGAGGCCGGCGCTGCCGCGGACGAAGCCGCTGGTGCTGATCCTCAGGAACGAGGTGCGGACCATCTCGACGACGGGCCACAGGACGACGAGCAGGATCAGGGCGACGGCCGGACCGATCCACGGCAGCGGGCCGGCACCGCGACGGCGGCGGGCTTTCGCGTCCGGGCGAGGAGGGCAGGGGCCCTTGGCGCCCTTGGGTGGAGTGTGTGATGACACGGGGTTGGTGCCCTTCGGGGGGTGCGGGTCGAGCCGGGCGCCGGCCGAAGGTGTCGGGGACGGCGGCGCCCGGGCTCGGTGCGGCGCTCGGCCGCGGGCTGCTACTTGTCGGCAGCTGCCGCTTCGGCCTTCTTCTGCAGGTCTCCGAGGACCTTGGCGGGGTCGCCGGAGACGGCGGTGCCGCCGCTCTTCTTGATCTCGGCGGAGACCGCGTCCCAGCTGGTGTCACCCAGCGGGTAGAACTTCGCCTGCGGGAGCAGCGCGAAGAACGGCGCCAGGTCGGCGTGCTTGCCGCTGCTGGTCATGTCGGCGAGGGTGTCCTTGGTGACCGGCATGAGGTTGTACAGCTCGTCGAACTTGAGCGTGTTCTCCTTGTTGAAGGCGAAGTCGAGGAACGACTTCACCTGCTCCTGGTGGCCGTTCTTCTTGAACGCCATCACCCAGTCGGCGACACCGAGGGTGGAGGCCAGCGGGCCGTCCTTGCCGGGGATCGGGGCCACCGCGTAGTCGACCTTGCCGTCCTTGGACATCTGGATCAGCGAGGGGTGGCCGTTGAGCATCGCGGCCTTGCCGGCGCCGAAGTCCGCGAAGGCGGTCTTGCGGTCGGTGGTGGCCGGGTTGGGGTAGGTCAGGCCGCCGTCGACGAGGTCGGCCTTCAGCCAGCGGAACGTCTCGATGTTGGCTGCGGAGTTGATGGCGTACTTGCCGGAGGCGTCGGTGACGCCGCCGCCGTTGCCGAGCTCCCACATCATGCTCTCGCCCTGGGCCTCCTCGGGACCGAGCGGCAGCGCGTAGGGGGTGACGCCGGGGACCTTCGCCTTGATCAGCTGGGCGTCCTTCCGGACGTCGTCCCAGGTCTTGGGGGCCTCGGTGATGCCGGCCTGTGCGAAGAGGGCCTTGTTGTAGAAGAAGGCACGCGCCGAGGAGACGAACGGGATGCCGTACTGGGTGCCCTGGACCTGGCCGGCCTTGGAGAAGGTGTCGATGAAGTTGGCCTGCGTCGCGGGTGAGAGGACGTCAGTCGCCTTGTACAGCAGGTCGTCGGCGACCTTGTCGGCGTAGCCGCCTGTCTGCAGCACGTCGGGAACGTTGCCGGACTGGATCATCGTCTTGACCTGCTTGTCGATGTCGTTCCAGTTGACCACCTGGACGTCGACCGTGATGGCGGGGTTGGCCGCGGTGAACGCGGAGGCGACGGCGTCCCAGTAGGCCTTGGAGCTGTTGGACTCCTTGTCGCCGTAGTCGGCCGCCACAAGCTTGATCGTGGTCTTCGAGGGACCGGCGACCGGGGAGTTCGAGCCGCCGGAGGAGCACGCCGAGAGCGCGAGGGCGCCGGTGACACCGATGGCCGAGAGGCACAGCAGACGTCGCTTCATGACATTTCGCCTTTGTGCGCGGACCGTGCGTTGCGCGGCCCGGAGGGATGGGTGGGGACGACGACTTCGTCGGAGGAGATGGATCCGGGGTGCGGCGAACGGAGGGCACGGTCGTGCTGTCCGGCCGGCTGCCGTTGTGGGGCGTCGTCCCGAGATGAGCGCAAGTCTTAACGGGTTCCGACAACGATCTCCAGCTCGGTTATCGAATCGTTGCGGCGCTTCCCGGCAAGTCGGACATACAGCCCGAACATCTGCTGATTTTGCTTGTTCTTGCATTCTTAAGCGCCAGATGAAGCATAATGCGTCACCAGATGGATCGGGAACGTGACGCTGGCGCACCTGGCGCCATCGCCGTCCCG
The sequence above is a segment of the Kitasatospora sp. NBC_00240 genome. Coding sequences within it:
- a CDS encoding GAF domain-containing SpoIIE family protein phosphatase, yielding MDRIVGRLRDLAHTQRRFQDLLDAVMAVGRDLDLPVVLRRVITTAMSLVDARYGALGVLSEDGEHLEEFIPVGLSEREVQALAGVALPHGRGLLGHLIDHPGPLRVADIGAHPDAVGFPPGHPPMRTLLGVALTGRGRVFGNLYLCGRRDGQPFDEHDQDILVALAGAAGLAIENARLYRKVRASAEYFQRLLLPSLPDVAPFSVAAIYRPAATPDHVGGDWYDALMLPDGACALVIGDVAGHDLKSAATMAQTRNMLRALLYDRRTPPSRVLTQLDRTLQAITDNPITTTCLARIEPAEDGWTIHWSNAGHPPPLLIGPDGTARYLHADPGLPLGVDPDVPRPDHKCPLPGNATLVLFTDGLVEHPHRPLDAGLTALAQVAAAHAALPLEDLCRTLADAHLTDGRDDLAVLALRTPPTAPTPGTPATHSRAREQDVPRPW
- a CDS encoding 1-phosphofructokinase family hexose kinase produces the protein MPGSTPPILTLTVNPTIDICCEVDRLADIGKTRARVRFVAAGGGGINVARDVSRLGGRATAVHTAGREVGQRLNRLLDEEGVDHLALGIAGETREAFVLFETESRRSYHIVPPGPRLDDSEGGRLLDALARAASGHQYVVASGSLSSGLPDAFYAAVARRVKEAGARLVLDTSGRALRESLHEGVFLRRCNNHEAASLAGRAVRSFDDARTVNESLLAAGATEIAVTTLGELGALCSTRHGHTELRVPPLPGEPLSDAGAGDAMVAALTLRLAAGDDPVEACALGVAVAAASVLTPDTEPFDRELAESLYPAVRIRRQAGS
- a CDS encoding aminoacyl--tRNA ligase-related protein, with product MELPTTADEPSERIDPSPVEAPLETVTSDPSVIERKLLTMRWSQTHIPTLRENPAEADAPSHQLLLRAGFIRQLMAGHYSLLPLAVRVRSKIVSIIREEMTVIGAQEFSLPAMHPAEVWRRSGRWDAMGEEMFRLTDRKGSELTLGMTHEEIFTSLATELKSYRELPQTWYQFQTKFRDEPRAKGGLLRTREFTMKDSYSFDLTQEGLDRSFDLHREAEHATSRRRPSARPR
- a CDS encoding ROK family protein codes for the protein MSAAAPRVIAIDVGGTGIRTALIDAHAKVHDQTWRPTARERGPGSVVRTVTALAAELADAARRAAAPAHVIGLALPGIVDEATGTALYSATIGWRDVPFGDLITQATGLPTAITHDVRAGGIAEARLGAGRGHRRFLFVPIGTGIAAAIMTDATPEPGAHHRAGEIGHLTIRPRGDRCACGARGCAETYASASAISRRYAMATGYSADASEVAFLAADGEEAARRVWEQAVDVLADTLLQTATVLDPPLIVLGGAVAASGELLLSPLRAAMASKAVVTVVPALALAELGDRAGCLGAGLAALDLITVRADVGGHLR
- a CDS encoding NF041680 family putative transposase, which translates into the protein MSGLVELSSFRMELFGALPRRADALFELVDAVLCADGPVVSLPELSLESVHRRGHGAMYDALANGRIDVGRLRLALAALELPRGADRQLSIAVDVTPWPRPDAECSPARLHCYRPCRCDGVRQTIPGWPYQVAAALGGGRSSWTGVLDAVRIGPGDDPTAVTAAQIRDLLERLREAGQWRDGDPEVLFVLDSGYDIVRLTWLLREEPVRLLGRIRSDRVMHHPAGRRKGPWPGRQPRHGEEFRLAHSATHPDPVQESATRHDRFGAVTARCWGRLHPKLERRQGGWTGHEGELPIVEGTLVHLVVEHLPGNRDPKPLWLWHSVPDATAHDVDRLWRIFLRRFDLEHTFRFLKQTLGLTRPRLRHPEQADRWAWLLVAAHTQLRLARPLAEDLRRPWEKPLDPGRLTPARVRRGYHRIRRIVGTPANPPKATRPGPGRPTGSTSAPAPRHPVGKNQSKKDNPSTGTPRGNL
- a CDS encoding IS5 family transposase, whose translation is MPALPSCLLEPLWDQFAALLPAREAFVANHPLGCHRRRIADRTVFEHIVLALVHGSGYERVSTPGCSDRTIRRRVKEWAEQGISESVHALALEAYDRMIGLGLGEISVDGCITKAPSGGDKAGRSPVDRGKQGLKRSVATDACGVPLGIVSDGANRHDSPLLGPTLDAAKDQVGALPEAVNVNLDRGYDSAKSRSLIAQLGFTAEIARKGVPAPIQAGKRWVVERTHSWMNDYGKLRRCTERSGSVVDFYLYLAAALVTLRMLIRRATSRYRWDGRPTTRRLK
- a CDS encoding carbohydrate ABC transporter permease, yielding MARRRAVKKLPAIGRRTALIAVTAWSLALLFLLPYAEMVITALRPADELRDATYLPGHFAWSNLIDVWRESTLGTNLRVTLLVAAGSTLLVLLVALPAAYYTARVRYRGRNVFLLLVLVTQMFQPTSLLVGLYREFYQFGMLNSVWTLILCNAAFNLAFAIWILTAYISSIPVELEEAAQIDGLGRLGALRRVTVPLAMPGIVTALIFTFISAWNEFVMGLRLTTVPDSQPLTVGINNFIGNYTVQWNYLFAGSVVAILPVVVLFGLIEGKVVSGLTAGSVK
- a CDS encoding carbohydrate ABC transporter permease — encoded protein: MSSHTPPKGAKGPCPPRPDAKARRRRGAGPLPWIGPAVALILLVVLWPVVEMVRTSFLRISTSGFVRGSAGLDKYRKLFDEPGFLPVLLWTALWTVAVVAATIVLSLALAQLFNQNFPGRRLTRWALIAPWAASVLMTAIGFKWMLNQTAGVLNTALTDLGIVDGPQDWLGDPASAKPWMALVAVFVSLPFTTYTILAGLQTVPGEVYEAAKVDGTSTWQTYRLITLPMLRPALLVALVINLINVFNSFPVIWGMTQGGPDSDTATTTVFAFQLMNTDIGESAAMSVVNFGLIVVMVLAFLKVSRWNEEN
- a CDS encoding extracellular solute-binding protein, which codes for MKRRLLCLSAIGVTGALALSACSSGGSNSPVAGPSKTTIKLVAADYGDKESNSSKAYWDAVASAFTAANPAITVDVQVVNWNDIDKQVKTMIQSGNVPDVLQTGGYADKVADDLLYKATDVLSPATQANFIDTFSKAGQVQGTQYGIPFVSSARAFFYNKALFAQAGITEAPKTWDDVRKDAQLIKAKVPGVTPYALPLGPEEAQGESMMWELGNGGGVTDASGKYAINSAANIETFRWLKADLVDGGLTYPNPATTDRKTAFADFGAGKAAMLNGHPSLIQMSKDGKVDYAVAPIPGKDGPLASTLGVADWVMAFKKNGHQEQVKSFLDFAFNKENTLKFDELYNLMPVTKDTLADMTSSGKHADLAPFFALLPQAKFYPLGDTSWDAVSAEIKKSGGTAVSGDPAKVLGDLQKKAEAAAADK